The following coding sequences lie in one Phalacrocorax aristotelis chromosome 4, bGulAri2.1, whole genome shotgun sequence genomic window:
- the HELT gene encoding hairy and enhancer of split-related protein HELT isoform X1: protein MASKLKERRRTPVSHKVIEKRRRDRINRCLTELGKTVPMALAKQSSGKLEKAEILEMTVQYLRALHSADFPRGREKAELLSEFANYFHYGYHECMKNLVHYLTTVERMETKDTKYARILAFLQSKARFVTEPLFTSLGSLPEPDFSYQLHPAPPECPGHGHSPGEAVLQPPSGGPFPWHGAARSPPLPYHIPNAAVPLASPGQQRSTFLSSVQGLDRHYLNLLGHSHPNAFGLPPGQHPSML, encoded by the exons ATGGCCTCCAAGCTCAAGGAGCGGAGG AGGACGCCGGTTTCCCACAAAGTGATCGAGAAGCGGAGGAGGGACAGGATCAACCGCTGCCTCACCGAGCTGGGGAAGACGGTGCCCATGGCTCTGGCCAAGCAG AGCTCGGGGAAGCTGGAGAAAGCGGAGATCCTGGAGATGACGGTGCAGTACCTGCGGGCCCTGCACTCGGCGGATTTCCCCCGCGGCCGGGAGAAGG cagagctgctctccgaGTTCGCCAACTACTTCCACTACGGCTACCACGAGTGCATGAAGAACCTGGTCCATTACCTGACGACCGTGGAGAGGATGGAGACCAAAGACACCAAATACGCCCGCATCCTGGCCTTCCTCCAGTCCAAGGCGCGCTTCGTCACCGAGCCCCTCTTCACCTCCCTGGGGTCCCTGCCGGAGCCGGACTTTTCCTACCAGCTGCACCCCGCGCCCCCCGAGTGCCCCGGGCACGGTCACAGCCCCGGCGAGGCGGTGCTTCAGCCGCCCTCGGGGGGGCCCTTCCCCTGGCACGGCGCCGCCCGCAGTCCCCCACTGCCCTACCACATCCCCAACGCCGCCGTGCCCCTCGCCAGCCCCGGCCAGCAGCGCAGCACCTTCCTCTCCTCCGTGCAGGGGCTGGACCGCCACTACCTCAACCTTCTCGGCCATTCCCACCCCAACGCCTTCGGGCTGCCCCCGGGCCAGCACCCCTCCATGCTATAG
- the HELT gene encoding hairy and enhancer of split-related protein HELT isoform X2: MASKLKERRRTPVSHKVIEKRRRDRINRCLTELGKTVPMALAKQSSGKLEKAEILEMTVQYLRALHSADFPRGREKELLSEFANYFHYGYHECMKNLVHYLTTVERMETKDTKYARILAFLQSKARFVTEPLFTSLGSLPEPDFSYQLHPAPPECPGHGHSPGEAVLQPPSGGPFPWHGAARSPPLPYHIPNAAVPLASPGQQRSTFLSSVQGLDRHYLNLLGHSHPNAFGLPPGQHPSML, from the exons ATGGCCTCCAAGCTCAAGGAGCGGAGG AGGACGCCGGTTTCCCACAAAGTGATCGAGAAGCGGAGGAGGGACAGGATCAACCGCTGCCTCACCGAGCTGGGGAAGACGGTGCCCATGGCTCTGGCCAAGCAG AGCTCGGGGAAGCTGGAGAAAGCGGAGATCCTGGAGATGACGGTGCAGTACCTGCGGGCCCTGCACTCGGCGGATTTCCCCCGCGGCCGGGAGAAGG agctgctctccgaGTTCGCCAACTACTTCCACTACGGCTACCACGAGTGCATGAAGAACCTGGTCCATTACCTGACGACCGTGGAGAGGATGGAGACCAAAGACACCAAATACGCCCGCATCCTGGCCTTCCTCCAGTCCAAGGCGCGCTTCGTCACCGAGCCCCTCTTCACCTCCCTGGGGTCCCTGCCGGAGCCGGACTTTTCCTACCAGCTGCACCCCGCGCCCCCCGAGTGCCCCGGGCACGGTCACAGCCCCGGCGAGGCGGTGCTTCAGCCGCCCTCGGGGGGGCCCTTCCCCTGGCACGGCGCCGCCCGCAGTCCCCCACTGCCCTACCACATCCCCAACGCCGCCGTGCCCCTCGCCAGCCCCGGCCAGCAGCGCAGCACCTTCCTCTCCTCCGTGCAGGGGCTGGACCGCCACTACCTCAACCTTCTCGGCCATTCCCACCCCAACGCCTTCGGGCTGCCCCCGGGCCAGCACCCCTCCATGCTATAG